A genomic window from Methanobrevibacter sp. TLL-48-HuF1 includes:
- a CDS encoding LysR family transcriptional regulator encodes MKLKSKGIINLDINGEIYDYKLYQSLNSLAKTGSQRKSAKELNISHTVFNRRLLKAEDKLGVKITRKQGNGTLLTPAGKSLLEEYKKYLIQIDKTSEINICGGHISTGLLESIDAPFNANIYSSNDEDAFKLAKRGVVDLLTLDDPLIAFERDLNMVPIAYDYLVLISSPDSKPIKSIHELEGLDFVNVQGSAQRLAWNTLEHYDIDYNIKTKVNSQFDAFKIVRNSENLYSFLNASYFKGNDILKFDTRHIISLIKVNDEKEELDQFIKYLLTDGQTAIKNQGFIPMD; translated from the coding sequence ATGAAACTCAAAAGCAAAGGCATCATCAATTTAGACATAAACGGTGAGATTTATGACTATAAATTATATCAAAGTCTGAATTCATTAGCCAAAACAGGGTCTCAGCGAAAATCAGCTAAAGAATTAAATATATCACATACGGTTTTTAATAGAAGATTGCTCAAAGCTGAAGACAAGTTAGGAGTTAAAATTACTCGAAAACAGGGAAATGGTACTTTATTAACTCCTGCAGGCAAATCCTTACTTGAAGAGTATAAAAAATACCTGATTCAAATAGATAAAACTTCTGAAATCAATATCTGCGGCGGCCATATCAGTACAGGGCTTTTGGAAAGTATTGATGCTCCTTTTAATGCCAATATATACAGCAGCAATGATGAAGATGCATTTAAACTAGCTAAAAGAGGAGTTGTGGATTTATTAACATTAGATGATCCATTAATAGCTTTTGAGAGAGATTTAAATATGGTTCCAATAGCTTATGATTATCTGGTTTTAATATCCAGTCCAGATTCCAAACCCATTAAAAGTATTCATGAACTGGAAGGACTGGATTTTGTAAATGTTCAGGGTTCCGCTCAAAGACTGGCCTGGAATACATTAGAACATTATGATATCGATTATAACATTAAAACAAAAGTAAATTCACAATTTGATGCATTTAAAATAGTCAGAAATTCTGAAAATTTATATAGTTTTTTAAATGCCAGTTATTTCAAAGGAAATGACATCTTAAAGTTTGATACAAGACATATCATCAGTTTAATAAAAGTAAATGATGAAAAAGAAGAACTGGACCAATTCATAAAATATTTATTAACTGATGGACAAACAGCTATTAAAAATCAGGGATTTATCCCAATGGATTAA
- a CDS encoding carbohydrate kinase family protein, translating to MAKNRDLLSIGHSALDYIIRVPEFPKANFSAPINDMKTFNGGAAANVALVGANLGLKTSLVSAVGGDFKKSNYYEIMESLDVDTDSLIIVPGETSPTAFVLTDENDDQISYFYWGAAKEFASSKVPKNAISNVQAVHLATGDPHFNWKCSEEAKRQELLVSFDPGQDLGMYDTDKLRDVITNTTILFGNHYEIERILESLEVDLDGLREIGPKIIVKTCGANGSEIYSNNDKIKVDAIVREAVDPTGAGDSYRAGFLSRFLNGESLEQSAKFASSVSSFIVEEQGCQTNMPTFDDAFDRMSEFY from the coding sequence ATGGCAAAAAACAGAGATTTACTATCTATTGGACATTCTGCATTAGATTATATCATTAGAGTACCAGAGTTTCCTAAAGCTAATTTTTCAGCACCAATAAACGATATGAAAACATTTAATGGAGGTGCTGCGGCTAATGTTGCACTTGTTGGAGCCAATTTAGGTTTAAAAACATCACTTGTTTCTGCAGTAGGTGGAGACTTTAAAAAATCCAATTATTATGAAATAATGGAAAGTTTAGATGTAGATACCGATTCATTAATTATAGTTCCAGGAGAAACTAGTCCTACAGCATTTGTTTTAACTGATGAAAATGATGATCAAATTAGCTATTTCTACTGGGGAGCTGCTAAAGAATTTGCATCAAGTAAAGTACCTAAAAATGCAATATCCAATGTACAGGCCGTTCATTTAGCTACTGGTGATCCTCACTTTAACTGGAAATGCAGTGAAGAAGCAAAAAGACAGGAGTTACTTGTTTCTTTTGACCCTGGTCAGGATCTTGGAATGTACGATACAGATAAATTAAGAGACGTTATTACAAATACTACCATCCTTTTTGGAAACCATTACGAAATTGAAAGAATATTGGAATCATTAGAAGTGGATTTAGATGGATTAAGAGAAATTGGTCCTAAAATCATTGTAAAAACCTGCGGAGCTAATGGAAGTGAAATCTATTCAAACAATGATAAAATCAAAGTTGATGCCATTGTTCGTGAAGCTGTAGATCCTACCGGAGCTGGAGATTCCTATAGAGCTGGATTTTTATCAAGATTCCTAAATGGGGAATCACTTGAACAATCTGCCAAATTTGCATCATCAGTATCTTCTTTTATTGTAGAAGAACAAGGATGTCAAACCAACATGCCTACTTTTGATGATGCATTTGACAGAATGAGTGAATTTTATTAA
- the thiC gene encoding phosphomethylpyrimidine synthase has protein sequence MTQIMDAKKGILTDEMKHVAARENVSEEFILKSVANGTIVIPSNVNRDIEASGIGAGLRTKVNATVGTSTDIVDFDEEVKKAQIAIDHGADCLMELSIGGDLDVIRRRVLDMSPLPVGSVPVYQAAIERIRKDGSVIYMEEEDLFKTIEKQAKDGIDFMAIHSSINIETLTRLKRQGRVTGLVSRGGSFMSGWIVENEKENPLYSNFDYVLEIAKEHDVVLSLANGMRAGSIADSTDRAQIQELIILGELIDRSREAGVQCMIEGPGHIPINEIPTNVMIQKKMCSNAPFYMLGPIVCDVAPGYDHIVSAIGAASSAKAGADFICYVTPAEHLALPDPNDVKEGVIATKIGAYAGDLATGTIDGSQDLAMAEARKKLDWEAQYACAMFPDVARAKRDQRPPEDSDACTMCGNYCAVKIVNEWLDKSDSDILK, from the coding sequence ATGACACAGATAATGGATGCAAAAAAAGGTATTTTAACTGATGAAATGAAACACGTAGCTGCAAGGGAAAATGTTTCTGAAGAATTCATTTTAAAATCAGTAGCTAACGGAACAATAGTAATTCCGTCTAATGTAAACAGAGACATCGAAGCTTCAGGTATTGGTGCAGGACTTAGAACAAAAGTAAACGCAACCGTTGGAACTTCAACTGATATTGTTGACTTTGATGAAGAAGTTAAAAAAGCACAAATTGCAATTGACCATGGTGCAGACTGTTTAATGGAATTGAGTATTGGTGGAGATTTAGATGTAATCAGAAGAAGAGTTCTTGATATGTCTCCATTACCAGTAGGTTCAGTGCCAGTTTATCAGGCAGCTATTGAAAGAATCAGAAAAGACGGTTCCGTAATTTATATGGAAGAAGAAGATTTATTCAAAACCATCGAAAAACAGGCAAAAGACGGTATTGACTTCATGGCAATTCACAGCAGCATCAACATCGAAACTCTAACCAGACTCAAAAGACAGGGCCGTGTAACCGGACTTGTATCCCGTGGAGGATCATTTATGTCCGGATGGATTGTTGAAAACGAAAAAGAAAATCCCCTATACTCAAACTTTGACTATGTTTTAGAAATTGCTAAAGAACATGATGTTGTTCTTTCACTTGCAAATGGTATGAGAGCAGGATCAATTGCCGATTCAACAGACAGGGCTCAAATCCAAGAACTGATTATTTTAGGAGAATTAATCGACAGATCCCGTGAAGCAGGAGTACAATGTATGATTGAAGGCCCCGGACACATTCCAATTAACGAAATTCCAACAAATGTTATGATCCAGAAGAAAATGTGTTCCAATGCTCCTTTCTATATGCTCGGACCTATTGTATGTGATGTAGCGCCAGGTTATGACCACATAGTATCTGCAATTGGTGCAGCATCTTCTGCAAAAGCAGGAGCAGATTTCATCTGTTATGTAACTCCTGCAGAACACCTTGCTCTTCCAGACCCTAATGATGTAAAAGAAGGAGTAATTGCAACAAAAATAGGAGCATATGCCGGTGATTTAGCAACTGGTACAATCGACGGTTCACAAGATTTAGCTATGGCTGAAGCTCGTAAAAAACTTGATTGGGAAGCACAATATGCATGTGCAATGTTTCCGGATGTTGCACGTGCAAAAAGAGACCAAAGACCTCCTGAAGATTCAGATGCATGTACCATGTGTGGAAATTACTGTGCAGTAAAAATAGTAAACGAATGGTTGGACAAATCTGACAGCGATATTTTAAAATAG